One genomic region from Bactrocera tryoni isolate S06 chromosome 3, CSIRO_BtryS06_freeze2, whole genome shotgun sequence encodes:
- the LOC120770764 gene encoding uncharacterized protein LOC120770764 gives MFRGDKFIAIGIALLFCAKTFFMSFFSLDQHPRYYQLKVQRSAYGHPTTYLWITFLSNLVAFMAGFFLFAGLCESLYAFFSPAFAVIVCFIVGDLFFHCLFLFVTVEFHMLMVFNLCTTVVFAGCMYFVYRYSKEFDELNPEQVLQRNGSASE, from the exons ATGTTTCGCGGCGACAAATTTATCGCGATCGGCATAGCCTTACTCTTTTGCGCAAAAACTTTCTTTATGTCCTTCTTTTCGCTTGATCAACATCCGCGTTACTATCAGCTAAAAGTGCAGCGTAGCG CATATGGCCATCCAACGACGTACTTGTGGATCACGTTCCTCTCCAATTTGGTCGCTTTCATGGCGGGTTTCTTTCTGTTCGCTGGACTCTGTGAG aGTTTATACGCTTTCTTTTCGCCAGCTTTCGCCGTTATTGTGTGCTTCATTGTGGGTGATTTGTTCTTTCATTGCCTTTTTCTATTCGTCACCGTTGAATTTCATATGCTTATGGTATTCAATTTGTGTACCACGG TTGTTTTTGCTGGTTGCATGTATTTCGTTTATAGATACTCTAAAGAATTTGATGAACTCAATCCGGAGCAAGTTTTGCAGCGAAATGGATCTGCAAGCGAATAA